A window of the Desulforapulum autotrophicum HRM2 genome harbors these coding sequences:
- a CDS encoding ABC transporter substrate-binding protein — protein sequence MKWRTILKTALIAALFSMVALTAQAKTFVYCSEGSPEGFTPSLYTAGTTFDASSRQIFDKLTLFERGTTRIVPGLATSWDVSDDGTVYTFHLRKGVKFHTTKFFTPTRDFNADDVIFSFERQRDPSHPYHKISGGAYEYFNAMSMPDLIKSIVKKDDYTVVFNLTRPEAPFIANLAMDFASIHSAEYADKMLAAGTPDEFDQKPIGTGPFAFVSYQKDSFIRFVAFDDYWQGRAKIDKLVFTITPDASVRFAKLKAGECHLMPYPNPADLEQMRKDPTINLMEKEGLNVGYLAFNTQNVEAFKNIKVRQALSMAINKQNIIDTVFQGAGRIAKNPIPPTIWSYNDAVKDYPYDPAKAKALLAEAGYANGFETNIWAMPVQRPYNPNARRMAEIIQEDWSKVGVKAKIVTYEWGEYLKRSKAGEHETVLLGWTGDNGDPDNFLAVLLGCDAVGSGNRAMWCYKPFEDLIQKAKITADPAERTRLYEEAQVVFKEQAPWVTIAHSVVFEPMSQKVVNYKIDPFGGHIFYGVDLKE from the coding sequence ATGAAATGGCGAACTATCTTAAAAACCGCATTGATTGCGGCCTTGTTCAGCATGGTTGCCCTGACAGCACAGGCAAAAACCTTTGTCTATTGTTCTGAAGGTAGCCCCGAGGGATTTACCCCCAGTCTTTACACGGCCGGCACCACATTTGATGCCTCATCTCGGCAGATTTTTGACAAGCTTACCCTTTTTGAGCGGGGAACCACCCGGATTGTCCCGGGTCTTGCAACCTCATGGGATGTCTCAGACGACGGAACAGTCTACACCTTTCACCTGAGAAAAGGGGTCAAGTTCCACACCACCAAATTTTTCACCCCCACCCGTGATTTCAATGCGGACGACGTCATCTTTTCTTTTGAACGCCAGCGGGATCCATCCCACCCCTACCACAAAATTTCAGGCGGCGCCTATGAGTACTTCAACGCCATGAGCATGCCTGACCTGATCAAATCCATCGTGAAAAAAGACGACTACACGGTTGTCTTTAATCTGACCCGGCCAGAAGCTCCCTTTATTGCAAACCTCGCCATGGACTTTGCCTCCATCCATTCGGCCGAATATGCCGACAAAATGCTAGCGGCTGGAACCCCGGACGAATTTGACCAGAAACCCATTGGTACCGGACCGTTTGCCTTTGTATCCTACCAGAAAGACTCATTCATCCGGTTTGTGGCCTTTGATGATTACTGGCAGGGACGTGCCAAGATCGACAAGCTCGTTTTCACCATCACCCCGGACGCATCGGTCCGGTTTGCCAAACTCAAGGCCGGCGAATGCCACCTCATGCCCTACCCCAACCCTGCCGACCTGGAGCAGATGAGAAAGGATCCCACCATCAATCTCATGGAAAAAGAAGGGCTAAACGTTGGCTATCTGGCCTTTAACACCCAGAATGTGGAAGCCTTTAAAAACATCAAGGTCCGCCAGGCCCTCTCCATGGCCATCAACAAGCAGAACATCATTGACACGGTTTTCCAGGGTGCGGGAAGAATAGCTAAAAACCCCATCCCACCGACCATCTGGTCCTACAACGATGCGGTCAAGGACTACCCCTATGATCCGGCAAAGGCCAAGGCACTGCTTGCCGAGGCAGGTTATGCCAACGGGTTTGAGACCAACATCTGGGCCATGCCCGTACAGCGGCCCTATAACCCAAATGCCCGGCGCATGGCTGAAATCATCCAGGAAGACTGGTCCAAGGTGGGTGTAAAGGCCAAAATCGTCACCTATGAGTGGGGCGAATACCTGAAACGATCCAAGGCCGGTGAACATGAGACGGTGCTGCTCGGTTGGACCGGAGACAATGGAGATCCTGACAACTTCCTGGCCGTTCTCCTTGGCTGCGACGCCGTTGGAAGCGGCAACAGGGCCATGTGGTGCTACAAACCCTTTGAAGACCTTATCCAAAAGGCCAAGATAACGGCTGACCCGGCCGAAAGAACCCGTCTCTATGAAGAGGCCCAGGTGGTATTCAAGGAGCAGGCACCCTGGGTGACCATTGCCCATTCCGTGGTTTTCGAACCCATGAGCCAGAAGGTCGTCAACTACAAAATCGACCCCTTTGGCGGTCATATCTTCTACGGGGTGGACCTTAAAGAGTAA
- a CDS encoding ABC transporter permease subunit: MIQFLLRRFFYVFPAFIGVTLLTFSLIHLIPGDPVELRAGERGISAQRHAKLKAEMGLDRPLAVQYLKYINGVFHGDLGRSFVTKRPILEEFMTLFPATLELSLCAMVIAILFGLPAGIIAGVKRGSPIDHTVMGVSLTGYSMPIFWWGLLLILFFSVKLGWTPVSGRLSALFWIDTDTGFMLIDTLRSNEPGAFKSAFSHLILPSIVLGTIPLAVIARMTRSSMLEVLQADYVRTAKAKGLSPFRVVMVHALRNALIPVITVIGLQTGVLLAGAILTETIFAWPGVGKWIVESINRRDYPAIQGGILIIATLIILVNLGVDLLYGIVNPRIRHTR, from the coding sequence ATGATTCAATTTTTATTAAGACGGTTTTTCTACGTTTTTCCCGCATTTATCGGCGTCACCCTGCTCACCTTTTCCCTGATTCATCTCATCCCGGGTGATCCTGTTGAGCTCAGGGCAGGAGAACGGGGCATCTCTGCCCAACGACATGCCAAACTCAAGGCTGAAATGGGCCTTGACCGCCCGTTGGCCGTTCAATACCTGAAATACATCAACGGGGTGTTCCATGGGGATCTGGGGCGTTCGTTTGTCACCAAACGCCCGATTCTGGAAGAGTTCATGACCCTTTTTCCGGCCACCCTGGAGCTTTCGTTGTGCGCCATGGTCATTGCCATCTTGTTCGGACTTCCGGCCGGCATCATTGCCGGGGTAAAAAGGGGTTCCCCCATTGACCACACGGTCATGGGGGTTTCCCTGACCGGCTATTCCATGCCCATCTTCTGGTGGGGTTTGCTGCTGATTCTGTTCTTCTCGGTCAAACTGGGCTGGACCCCGGTGTCGGGAAGGCTGTCGGCCCTGTTCTGGATCGACACGGATACAGGCTTCATGCTCATCGACACCCTTCGCTCCAACGAGCCAGGAGCCTTTAAATCCGCCTTCAGCCACCTGATTCTGCCATCGATTGTCCTTGGCACCATCCCCCTTGCCGTGATTGCCCGCATGACCCGGTCGTCCATGCTCGAGGTCCTCCAGGCAGACTATGTACGAACAGCAAAGGCCAAAGGCCTATCACCGTTCCGGGTGGTCATGGTCCACGCCCTTAGAAACGCCCTGATCCCAGTCATCACCGTCATTGGTCTTCAAACAGGGGTGCTTCTGGCCGGTGCCATCCTCACCGAAACCATCTTTGCCTGGCCAGGGGTTGGGAAATGGATTGTGGAATCCATCAATCGCCGGGATTATCCAGCCATCCAGGGCGGTATTTTAATCATTGCCACTTTGATCATCCTTGTGAACCTCGGGGTAGACCTCCTGTACGGAATCGTTAATCCCCGTATCCGCCACACCCGATAG
- the dppC gene encoding dipeptide ABC transporter permease DppC: MSQTIPATDNPVTMPHPLKEFWKYFSENKGAVVGLYFIVLAILTAVFANVLAPHNPFDQFRDAILQPPCWMDGGSLKFILGTDDVGRCILSRLIHGARLSLFVGCIVVTISLATGIVLGITSGYFGGYYEVCIMRLMDIMLALPSLLLAMAIVAILGPSLRNAILAIAIVVLPHYVRLTRASVMSEKNLDYVTASRICGASAFRMMFIVILPNCMAPLIVQATLGFSTAILDAAALGFLGMGAQPPTPEWGAMLANALQFIQRAWWVVTFPGLTILLTVLAFNLAGDGLRDAMDPKMKR; the protein is encoded by the coding sequence ATGAGCCAAACCATTCCAGCAACTGACAACCCGGTGACAATGCCCCACCCCCTCAAGGAGTTCTGGAAATACTTTTCAGAGAACAAGGGTGCTGTTGTGGGCCTCTATTTCATCGTTCTTGCCATTTTAACGGCTGTTTTTGCCAATGTCCTTGCCCCCCACAACCCCTTTGACCAGTTCCGAGACGCCATTCTCCAGCCCCCCTGCTGGATGGACGGGGGAAGCCTGAAATTCATCCTGGGAACCGATGATGTGGGCCGCTGCATCCTCTCCCGCCTTATCCACGGGGCAAGGCTGAGCCTGTTTGTGGGCTGCATCGTTGTGACCATTTCCCTTGCCACCGGCATTGTCCTTGGCATTACCTCGGGCTATTTTGGCGGATATTACGAGGTCTGTATCATGCGGCTCATGGACATCATGCTGGCCCTTCCAAGCCTGCTTCTGGCCATGGCCATTGTGGCCATCCTCGGCCCGAGTCTCAGAAACGCCATACTTGCCATTGCCATTGTGGTGCTGCCCCATTATGTCAGGCTCACCCGGGCATCGGTCATGTCGGAAAAAAACCTTGATTACGTCACGGCCTCAAGGATCTGCGGGGCCAGTGCATTTAGAATGATGTTCATCGTCATTTTGCCCAACTGCATGGCGCCGCTCATTGTCCAGGCAACCCTTGGTTTTTCCACGGCCATCCTCGACGCTGCAGCCCTTGGGTTTCTCGGCATGGGGGCCCAGCCGCCCACGCCTGAATGGGGAGCCATGCTGGCCAATGCCCTGCAGTTCATCCAGCGGGCATGGTGGGTGGTCACCTTTCCGGGCCTGACCATTCTTTTAACCGTACTGGCATTCAACCTGGCAGGCGACGGACTCAGGGACGCCATGGACCCGAAAATGAAACGGTAA
- a CDS encoding ABC transporter ATP-binding protein encodes METILEIKNLSVDFDGFKAVDDVDLTVEAGKVVGIVGESGSGKSVSQLALMGLIPYPGIIKAETLAFKGNDLLAMPKKTRRKITGKDIAMIFQEPMTSLNPCFTVEFQLTEALKVHEGGTRQSRRERAVELLDLVGIPAPKERLKSFPHQLSGGMSQRVMIAMAIACNPTLLIADEPTTALDVTIQAQILDLLLSLQKKNNMALVLITHDMAVIAETVEDVVVMYAGQVVEKNTSDNIFNRPRHPYTEALLNALPERNVHARRLPTIPGVVPGKYDRPTGCLFHPRCRHATQRCAAEIPKLTHEGQSAFRCHFPLLNGVPQHER; translated from the coding sequence ATGGAAACGATCCTGGAAATAAAAAACCTCTCCGTTGATTTTGACGGATTCAAGGCCGTGGACGATGTGGATTTAACGGTGGAGGCCGGAAAGGTTGTCGGCATTGTGGGAGAATCGGGTTCCGGCAAGAGCGTGAGCCAGCTTGCCCTCATGGGTCTCATCCCCTATCCCGGCATCATCAAGGCTGAAACCCTTGCCTTTAAGGGCAATGATCTCCTGGCCATGCCAAAGAAAACACGCCGGAAAATCACGGGCAAGGATATTGCCATGATCTTCCAGGAACCCATGACAAGCCTCAACCCCTGCTTTACCGTTGAGTTCCAGCTCACCGAAGCCCTCAAGGTCCACGAAGGAGGCACCCGCCAGAGCCGCAGGGAACGGGCGGTTGAACTCCTGGACCTGGTGGGAATCCCTGCTCCCAAGGAACGGCTCAAAAGTTTTCCCCACCAGCTCTCAGGCGGCATGAGCCAGCGGGTGATGATCGCCATGGCCATTGCCTGCAACCCCACCCTTCTCATTGCGGACGAACCCACCACCGCCCTTGACGTCACCATACAGGCCCAGATCCTGGATCTGCTCCTCAGTCTCCAGAAAAAGAACAACATGGCCCTTGTTCTCATTACCCATGACATGGCTGTAATTGCCGAAACCGTGGAGGATGTGGTGGTCATGTATGCCGGGCAGGTGGTTGAAAAAAACACCTCGGACAACATCTTTAACCGGCCCCGGCATCCCTATACCGAAGCCCTGTTAAACGCACTTCCCGAAAGAAACGTCCATGCACGAAGGCTTCCCACCATCCCCGGGGTGGTCCCAGGTAAATATGACCGGCCCACCGGCTGTTTGTTCCACCCAAGGTGCAGACATGCCACCCAGCGCTGTGCAGCTGAAATTCCGAAATTAACCCACGAGGGACAATCCGCTTTTCGCTGCCATTTCCCCCTGCTAAACGGAGTACCCCAACATGAAAGATAG
- a CDS encoding dipeptide ABC transporter ATP-binding protein, whose amino-acid sequence MKDRTVVTAKDLKRYYTVKTGGFIKKRETLKALDGASFSIKAGKTFAVVGESGCGKSTLARLITMIERPTAGYFEINDSNAILSTPKERKRLRTQVQMVFQDPYGSLNPRKKIGTILEEPLKINTPFSASERKDKAIAIMAKVGLSPEQYDRYPHMFSGGQRQRIAVARSLMLHPSIVVADEPVSALDVSVQAQVLNLLMDLQEEMNLAYLFISHDLSVVRLISDDLMVMYLGRPVEQGEKESIFEHPLHPYTMALLAATPQVNPDTRRKQIKLVGELPSPLDPPPGCTFHRRCAHMTDLCKKVSPKLRELAGRQVACHHSEKFL is encoded by the coding sequence ATGAAAGATAGGACAGTGGTCACGGCAAAGGACCTGAAACGATACTATACGGTTAAAACTGGCGGGTTCATAAAAAAAAGGGAAACCCTCAAGGCTCTGGATGGGGCCTCGTTCTCCATCAAGGCCGGAAAGACCTTTGCCGTTGTGGGTGAATCCGGGTGCGGCAAATCCACCCTGGCCCGACTGATCACCATGATCGAACGTCCCACGGCCGGATATTTTGAGATCAACGACAGCAATGCCATTCTGAGCACCCCCAAAGAGAGAAAACGGCTGAGAACCCAGGTTCAAATGGTGTTCCAGGACCCCTACGGATCCCTCAACCCAAGGAAAAAAATCGGCACCATCCTGGAGGAACCCCTGAAGATAAACACCCCCTTTTCCGCGTCTGAACGAAAGGACAAGGCCATTGCCATCATGGCCAAGGTGGGATTGAGCCCTGAACAGTACGACCGTTATCCCCACATGTTTTCAGGCGGCCAGCGCCAGAGAATCGCCGTGGCCCGGTCCCTGATGCTCCACCCTTCGATTGTTGTTGCGGACGAGCCGGTTTCTGCCCTGGACGTATCGGTCCAGGCCCAGGTGCTAAACCTGCTCATGGACCTCCAGGAGGAGATGAACCTGGCCTATCTTTTCATCTCCCACGATCTTTCCGTGGTGCGACTGATCTCGGACGATCTCATGGTGATGTACCTGGGCAGACCTGTTGAACAGGGAGAAAAAGAGTCGATCTTTGAACATCCCCTGCATCCCTACACCATGGCACTACTTGCAGCCACTCCCCAGGTCAATCCCGACACCCGCCGCAAGCAGATAAAGCTCGTCGGTGAACTGCCCTCTCCCCTTGATCCGCCACCGGGCTGCACCTTCCACCGCCGATGCGCCCACATGACAGATCTTTGCAAAAAAGTATCACCAAAGTTGCGGGAACTTGCCGGCCGTCAGGTGGCCTGTCACCATTCTGAAAAGTTCCTGTAA
- a CDS encoding CoA-binding protein, with protein sequence METVAVVGASPLKDRYSNKAINMLNEYGHTPVPIAFKHKTIEGETVYQGLSDIPHPIDTVTMYVGVPRQEKIIKDILALKPKRVIFNPNTENPAVYDRLRSAGIQVQEACTLVLLKTNQY encoded by the coding sequence ATGGAAACAGTTGCTGTTGTAGGCGCCAGCCCTTTGAAAGACAGGTACTCAAACAAGGCCATAAATATGCTGAACGAATACGGACACACCCCTGTGCCCATCGCCTTTAAACATAAAACCATTGAAGGTGAAACCGTTTACCAGGGCCTTTCGGATATTCCCCATCCTATTGATACCGTGACCATGTACGTGGGGGTGCCCCGCCAGGAAAAAATTATCAAAGACATTTTGGCCCTTAAACCCAAGCGGGTAATTTTTAACCCAAATACGGAAAATCCGGCGGTATACGACCGGCTCAGATCTGCAGGCATTCAAGTACAGGAGGCCTGCACCCTGGTGCTGCTCAAAACAAATCAATATTGA
- a CDS encoding class I SAM-dependent methyltransferase, whose product MKLSERMIKAGWNIVLGRDGSYTVHASKARKCTFSTDTGRWSVPLEKLEQALETDLEQIKAKDLSPMITASKLTALAHTKQSSQPIRLLCKEGLVIDRTVLHLGVGREYVAREDLLAAGARKVADYDPNFYPDEQVLDAVYDVIVASYVLNILPPDERNGVYRCIERCLKPGGKAYLTVQGVWPVENKYDIIGRYKDGYLIKTGCNTTFRKGYESEHFLEEIRQKLGGKPAVLKMFYSNTLAVWIRPAVTGKDELAVQSSPDPGKPLW is encoded by the coding sequence ATGAAACTTTCGGAAAGGATGATCAAAGCAGGATGGAACATCGTCCTTGGTAGGGACGGCTCGTATACGGTGCATGCATCAAAAGCCCGTAAATGCACATTCTCCACGGACACGGGCCGATGGTCCGTACCCCTGGAAAAGCTGGAGCAGGCCCTGGAAACCGACCTGGAGCAGATCAAGGCAAAAGATCTTTCGCCCATGATCACCGCCTCCAAACTGACGGCGCTTGCCCACACCAAACAGTCGTCCCAGCCGATTCGCCTGCTTTGCAAAGAGGGCCTGGTGATTGACCGAACGGTTCTGCACCTGGGGGTGGGTAGGGAATATGTGGCCCGGGAAGACCTGCTTGCAGCAGGAGCCCGCAAGGTGGCCGACTATGACCCCAACTTTTACCCCGATGAGCAGGTACTGGATGCCGTCTATGACGTGATAGTCGCAAGCTATGTCCTTAACATCCTGCCCCCCGACGAACGCAATGGGGTCTACCGCTGCATTGAACGTTGCCTCAAACCAGGAGGGAAGGCCTACCTCACGGTGCAGGGCGTCTGGCCCGTGGAAAACAAGTATGATATCATTGGAAGGTACAAAGACGGCTACCTGATCAAGACTGGTTGCAACACCACCTTCCGCAAGGGCTATGAATCAGAACACTTCCTGGAGGAAATCCGTCAAAAATTGGGGGGAAAGCCTGCGGTGCTTAAGATGTTTTACAGCAACACCCTCGCCGTCTGGATCAGACCGGCTGTCACAGGGAAGGACGAGCTTGCAGTTCAATCATCTCCTGATCCTGGCAAGCCTTTGTGGTAA